The proteins below are encoded in one region of Peribacillus muralis:
- a CDS encoding DUF1259 domain-containing protein → MNNFDSLCEQFATLLKGKSEVNQGSCSVSLHRDFKVMVQGRQSSTVVPAGFIFESLDQSGNALNLAEIAVLQEEIPSFLHSVVQQGLIVSALHNHWLFTDPAIMYIHIQSIEPPLNFAKKMAYSLSFLHSYPI, encoded by the coding sequence ATGAATAACTTTGATTCACTTTGTGAACAATTTGCTACACTCCTTAAGGGAAAAAGTGAAGTAAATCAAGGGAGTTGTTCAGTATCGTTACACCGCGATTTTAAGGTAATGGTACAAGGGCGCCAAAGCAGTACGGTAGTGCCGGCAGGATTCATCTTTGAATCCTTGGATCAAAGTGGGAATGCATTAAACTTGGCTGAAATCGCCGTTTTACAAGAAGAAATCCCCAGTTTCCTACATTCAGTTGTCCAACAGGGTTTGATTGTGAGTGCCCTGCATAATCATTGGCTATTTACGGATCCTGCAATTATGTATATTCACATTCAATCTATTGAACCTCCATTGAATTTTGCAAAAAAGATGGCCTACTCACTTTCTTTTTTACACAGCTATCCCATATAG